GCGGTCGCGCAGATTGCCGACAAGCTGCTCGCCGCCGAGCATCCGATTCTCATTTGCGGTTATGCGGGCCAGTCGAAGGACGCCTCGAAGATGATCGAGGAGCTTTCCACGCTCGCCGGCATCGCGGTGTTCGAAGGCAACCAGACCTTCAACATCTCGCATGAGTTCCCCTGCTTCCTCGGCTATTCGCCGAACAAGCATCTGCCGAAGGCCGATGTCGGCATCCTGGTTGATGTCGACGTGCCCTGGTTTCCCGCCGACGTGCAGCACGGCGACAAGTCGTTCTGGGCGCACATCGACGTCGACACCCTGAAGGCCGCGTCGCCGATGTGGACGTTCCCGGGCAACCTGCGCCTGCAAGGCGATTCCGGCCGCATCCTCGCCCAGCTCGTCGAAGAGGTGAAGAAGCGGGCGACGCCGAAGTTCAAGGAGGCCGCCGCGAAGCGCGTCGAGGCGCTGAGCGCCGAACGCAAGGCGTGGCGCGAGACTGCCAAGAAGCTCGCTTCCGAGAAGGGCAAGCCCGACGAGATCAACCCGCATTACCTGTTCTCGGAGCTCAACAAGCTCCTGAAGCCTGACGACATGGTGTTCAACGAAGGCGTGCGTAACGCCGGCGCTGCGTTGCTGCAGCTCGAGCGGCCGCTGCCGAACACCTGCGTGCGCTCGGGCGGCGGCGGCCTCGGCTGGTCCGGCGGCATGGCGCTCGGCGCCAAGCTCGCGGCTCCCGACAAGATGATGGTCCAGGTGGTCGGCGACGGCGGCTTCTATTTCGGCGGCCCGAGCTCGGTGTTCTCGGTGGCGAAGCAGTACAACCTGCCGATCCTCGTGTTGCTGCTCGACAACACCGGCTGGTCGGCGGTGAAAGAGTCGACGCTGCGCGTGTTCCCGCAGGGCACCGCGAAGGCGACCGAAAAATTCCAGGCCGGTCTGATGCCCGACGCCGAGTTCACCAAGATCGGCGAGGCGTTCGGCGCCCATGGCGAGAAGGTGGTCAATCCGGAAGATCTGCCGGCCGCGCTGAAGCGCTGCGTCGATGCCGTGCGCGGCGGCCAGACTGCGATCCTGCACGCACGCGTGACCAAGCTCTAGATCGCAGGCAACGCAAATCCCGGCCGCGCATGGAACGATGCGCGGCCGGATGTTTTCCAGCAGAGGGATCATCATGGCCGGCAATCTCAACGTGATGGCGTCGGTCGCTTTCAAAGGCCTGCTGGAGCGCTTCGAGCCCGAGTTCCGGCAGTCGACCGGATTTGTCTTCGCGCCGGTCTATGCGCCGGCCGGCACGGTGGTGAAACGCATCCGCACTGGCGCCACCGCCGACGTGGTGGTCGTCACGCCGGAGACGATGAAGCTCCTGATCGATGAAGGCCTCGCGATGGCCGGCTCCGAGCGCAACATCGCGACATCCGTCGTGGGCGTCGCGGTGCGCACCGGCGCGCCGAGACCCAAGATCGCGACTCCCGATGACGTCCGCACCGCCCTGATCGCGGCCAAGTCCGTCGCCTACACCGATCCGTCGACCGGGGCCGCAAGCGGCGTGCATTTCGTGCAACTGCTCGAGCGCTTCGGCATCGCCGACGCCGTCAAAGCCAAGGCGAAGCTCGGCGACGGCGGCCCGGTCGCCGAATTCGTGGCGCGCGGCGAAGCCGAGATCGCGATCCAGCAGTTGTGCGAACACATGCTGGTGCCGGGCGTCGATGTGGTCGGTCCCCTGCCGGACGAGCTCAACAAGACCACGGTGTTCACGGCGGGCGTGACCCGATCGGCAGCAGCGCCCGACGAAGGTGCGGCACTGATCAAGCTGTTGCTCGCTCCGCACGTCCGCGCCGCAATGCCGTCGCACGGGCTCACACCGGTCTGACGCCCTTTCATAGCGACTGAGACTTTCTGCGCCTTGGCATCGCGCGGTGGCAGTGCCAAGCTTTCCATCAACGCGCCGATACCAGAACGGGCGCGATGGATGGAGACGCACATGCAACGCGTCGTGCAATGGCTCTATGGCTTGGCGCTGGCCGCCACGCTCGTCTCAACGCCGGCTGCCGCCGAGCACTATCCCGAGCGAAGCGTCGAGATCGTCGTCTCCTATGGTGCCGGCGGCTCGACCGATTTCGTCGCCCGCGCCGTGGCGCAGAAGCTGAGCGAGGCGCTGGGCCAGTCCTTCGTCATCATCAACCGGCCGGGTGCGAGCGGCACCATCGGCATCATGAACGCAATGCGCGCCAAGCCGGACGGCTACACGCTCTACGTCGGGTACACTTCGGAAACCGTGGTGTTGCCGCAGATCTCCAAGACCGCGGCGTATTCGGCGATCGACGACTTCGAGCCGATCGCCGTCACCGGCCTCGTGCCGGTGGTGCTGATGGTGTCGAAGAACATCCAGGCCAACACGCTGCAGGAGCTCATCGCCGAGGTCCGCGCCAACCCCGGCAAGTACACCTACGGCGGCAGCGTCGGCAGCCCACCGCACATCATGGGGGCGTGGATGAACAAGATCCGCGGCCTCAACGTCACGCATGTGCCCTATCGCGGCGGCGCCCAGGGCGTGAACGACGTGATCGGCGGTCATCTCGATATGTTCTACGGCGGCGTCGCGGTCGGGAAAGCCGCCATCGCCTCCGGCTACGTCAAGCCGCTGGCGGTGACCGGCGACAAGCGCTCGGCGGCATTGCCGGACGTGCCGACCTTCAAGGAGGCCGGCGTACCGGAGTTCGATCTTGCGAGCTGGACCGTGATGCTTGCACCCAAAGGCACGCCCGCCGAGATCGTGGCGCTGCTTCGCACCGAAGTCTTGAAGGCGCTGGCCGATTCGAAGGTCCGCGAGGCGCTGGCCGCCCAGGGCGTCGAACCGAGCGAGAACCAGGACGTGAAGGCCTTCCTCACCCACGAGCGCGACGTCTTCGGCCGCGCGGTGCACGAACTCGGCATTACCATGGGACAGTAAGCCGCGTTGTGGTGCAGCGGCACCATTACGATTTGGCATCGCCACATTGTTATCGCATTATCCGCGGCCAAGCTTAGCCCTCGCCGCGGAGCATGCTGACCCGTGCCGTCGCCGGAAATCATGATCGAGCCCCGTCCGGTGCCAGGCCGGCGCACACCGGAGCGGCGAGCCGAGCCGCCACGGCCGCCGCCTGCCATCCCGGTGCCGGCAAAAAAGCCGCGCCGGTGGCTGCGCCGGATCGGCTGGCTCTTTCTGTTGGTGGTGCTCTGGTGTGGCTGGGCAGGCTACGCGGTCTATGACCTCTCATCCTCGCTCGATACCGAAGACGCGATCGGACTCGAGCGCCGGGTCGACTGGAGCCGGGTGCGCGAAGGGCTGCGCGACGACCTGCGCGTCATGCTTGGCTCCCCCAGTTCGGGCGAGATGGCCGCGGACTCAACCGTCGATCCCCTGATCACGCAGCGCGCCATCGTGGCGCTGGTTCGCTCGGCGCGACTGAACGAGCGCGGCTGGGAAATGGATCCGCGGCCCGGCCGCGGCTTCGATCTGCTGCGCATCCGCTACGCGTTCTTCACCGGCGGCCCGTTCGCGTTCCGTGTCGATCTCAAACCCGACAGCGACAGCGCCAAGCGGCCGCTGGTGCTGCTGTTCCGCTGGACTGGCGACTGGCGGCTGACGCGCGTGTTCCTGCCGGGAGATGCCTTTGGCAACACGCCGCCCGCGCCCGTCGCGCCGGCGGCACAACCATCGGCGCCGGCTGCGCCGAGTGCCTCCGCGCCGGCTCCCGTGCAAACAGCGGCAAAGACACCCCCGCCGCCCGATGCGCAACGGGTGATGCTCTATGAAGAGGATCCGACCGACCCGAACGGCAAAAGCTATCAGGGCTGGGTGGTCTGGCGCGCCGAACCGAGCAAAACCGGAAACCCGGCCGACGCGGCGATCATCTGTCAGGTCGCCATTCCGGACCGGCCGATGTCGGTAACGCTGACCATGCGGCGCAACGCCGATCGCGCGCTGCCGGCGAGCCACACCATCGACGTCAAATTCGATA
The Rhodoplanes sp. Z2-YC6860 genome window above contains:
- a CDS encoding thiamine pyrophosphate-requiring protein — encoded protein: MSQPAAKISNAPEHSTAYYFIEGLNELGIEHLFCNFGTDHAPTIEAMAERQKNGEKVPNVMLCPHENTAAHMAMGYATVTGRGQAVLVHVDVGTANTANGMHNLFRSRLPALLMSGKAPYTSSNELVGSRDTYVHFVQEPIDQGALVRPYMKWEWTLPSGVVVKEALRRAHTIMETKPAGPVYFMAQRETLTEKWATDQIRSYSASNYAQSQSGGADPAAVAQIADKLLAAEHPILICGYAGQSKDASKMIEELSTLAGIAVFEGNQTFNISHEFPCFLGYSPNKHLPKADVGILVDVDVPWFPADVQHGDKSFWAHIDVDTLKAASPMWTFPGNLRLQGDSGRILAQLVEEVKKRATPKFKEAAAKRVEALSAERKAWRETAKKLASEKGKPDEINPHYLFSELNKLLKPDDMVFNEGVRNAGAALLQLERPLPNTCVRSGGGGLGWSGGMALGAKLAAPDKMMVQVVGDGGFYFGGPSSVFSVAKQYNLPILVLLLDNTGWSAVKESTLRVFPQGTAKATEKFQAGLMPDAEFTKIGEAFGAHGEKVVNPEDLPAALKRCVDAVRGGQTAILHARVTKL
- a CDS encoding DUF2939 domain-containing protein, coding for MIEPRPVPGRRTPERRAEPPRPPPAIPVPAKKPRRWLRRIGWLFLLVVLWCGWAGYAVYDLSSSLDTEDAIGLERRVDWSRVREGLRDDLRVMLGSPSSGEMAADSTVDPLITQRAIVALVRSARLNERGWEMDPRPGRGFDLLRIRYAFFTGGPFAFRVDLKPDSDSAKRPLVLLFRWTGDWRLTRVFLPGDAFGNTPPAPVAPAAQPSAPAAPSASAPAPVQTAAKTPPPPDAQRVMLYEEDPTDPNGKSYQGWVVWRAEPSKTGNPADAAIICQVAIPDRPMSVTLTMRRNADRALPASHTIDVKFDIPANSPTQGVLDVAGIMMKPNEEASGQQLAGTRVKVSKDIFLMGLSAIDLDVQQNMQILKDRPWIGIPFVYGAGQRAVLSIEKGETGSKIINDTVAQWTPPAPAAASTPAPAPEARGQRR
- a CDS encoding molybdate ABC transporter substrate-binding protein; amino-acid sequence: MAGNLNVMASVAFKGLLERFEPEFRQSTGFVFAPVYAPAGTVVKRIRTGATADVVVVTPETMKLLIDEGLAMAGSERNIATSVVGVAVRTGAPRPKIATPDDVRTALIAAKSVAYTDPSTGAASGVHFVQLLERFGIADAVKAKAKLGDGGPVAEFVARGEAEIAIQQLCEHMLVPGVDVVGPLPDELNKTTVFTAGVTRSAAAPDEGAALIKLLLAPHVRAAMPSHGLTPV
- a CDS encoding Bug family tripartite tricarboxylate transporter substrate binding protein yields the protein MQRVVQWLYGLALAATLVSTPAAAEHYPERSVEIVVSYGAGGSTDFVARAVAQKLSEALGQSFVIINRPGASGTIGIMNAMRAKPDGYTLYVGYTSETVVLPQISKTAAYSAIDDFEPIAVTGLVPVVLMVSKNIQANTLQELIAEVRANPGKYTYGGSVGSPPHIMGAWMNKIRGLNVTHVPYRGGAQGVNDVIGGHLDMFYGGVAVGKAAIASGYVKPLAVTGDKRSAALPDVPTFKEAGVPEFDLASWTVMLAPKGTPAEIVALLRTEVLKALADSKVREALAAQGVEPSENQDVKAFLTHERDVFGRAVHELGITMGQ